TACTACTCAGCCCGCTAATAGCCTGCTGCGGAGTAACCAGTCCGAGCAGGGGAAGGCAGACCATGACCATAATACCGACCATATCAACGCGTACCCATTCAAAAACAAAAAAGAGTACTACTAAAAAGAGAACAGCCAGAACGAGGATAATATCGGGAGTGATAGACATGAAGAAAAACCTTCCTTAACTTGTGAGGATATTTTCAAAATTTGGTTCAATCAAAAATCGGGATTGAGTTCATGTCGAATTCAGACGGGAATATGCAAGTACTATAAACTATGGCTCGACTAACTTGAGACAACTTTAGATTTTTGCAGCCAGAAAAATTACATCTTCTCAATTGAGCTTCTCTAAAGTTAACGTTGCTCAAATCAGCATTGCTAAAATCCACATTGTCAAATTTAACAAGTGAAAATCCGCATCCATTCAATTTAGCATCACGAAAAGATGTATTTATTATTGCAGAATCGAAAAATTGAGCACCTAATATAGATGCATTGCTATAGTTAGAGTCGACAATTCTACAAAACCCAAAAATAACACGGCCTAGATTAGAAAATGAAAAATCAACTCTCTCCAGATGAGCAAAGCATAAAGAACTTCCAGAGAAATTTGAATCAGCAAGTATTGCTCCATTTAAATTTACGCTAGTAAGATTAACTGTAGTAAGGTCGATTGCATCTTCATATTTAATATGGTCAACATTTCTACGCCTAAGAACTGCCGCTATTGCTTTGACCTCTTGTGTTGCAGATTTAAAATCAGAATAATTTAAAGTATCAATTCCTGACTGTTCAATTGAAGCATTCATTGAAGCAGGAGAATTTTC
This Desulfovibrio sp. JC022 DNA region includes the following protein-coding sequences:
- a CDS encoding pentapeptide repeat-containing protein encodes the protein MESVDYKKPRTKFSFDLILTVAFVCFIIVLSAVYVFLALDEGFDRERWKVVSEILRNLGLGLAGLYAATFGLMLAWRRTSATVDQNYTELYTKAIEHLGESENQSVNLGGIYALERIAQKSFTDHGPIIEVLTAYARENSPASMNASIEQSGIDTLNYSDFKSATQEVKAIAAVLRRRNVDHIKYEDAIDLTTVNLTSVNLNGAILADSNFSGSSLCFAHLERVDFSFSNLGRVIFGFCRIVDSNYSNASILGAQFFDSAIINTSFRDAKLNGCGFSLVKFDNVDFSNADLSNVNFREAQLRRCNFSGCKNLKLSQVSRAIVYSTCIFPSEFDMNSIPIFD